The Lycium barbarum isolate Lr01 chromosome 12, ASM1917538v2, whole genome shotgun sequence genome includes a region encoding these proteins:
- the LOC132621339 gene encoding single myb histone 5-like isoform X1 gives MSLSKIQHSVFFLGSSTLHSVSKRYQPIMGAPKQKWTSEEEAALKAGVAKYGVGKWSTIIKDPEFSDILRSRSNVDLKDKWRNLHVMACGWGSRQPGRIGYKSIQPTVKHVDNALEISTVVENGIEVLDASPLASSNEKLEDVGSKEPISRLDDLILEVIAGLKEPRGCSRTTISSYLEEHFMAPPDFEKLLVANLKALVENGRLIKVKHQYRIAPSRVSSCVGGNDFPLFLEGKQKDSPKLNNNGVRILTKAQIDAELAQMMSLSAEEIAAAAAQAVADAEADIAEAERAARDAEEAEAEAEAAQCFAEAALKALNPRTLRV, from the exons ATGTCACTGTCAAAAATTCAGCATAGCGTTTTCTTCCTG GGAAGCTCAACTCTGCATTCAGTGTCAAAAAGGTATCAACCTATTATGGGTGCACCAAAGCAGAAGTGGACATCAGAAGAAGAAGCTGCCCTTAAAGCAGGTGTTGCTAAGTATGGGGTTGGCAAGTGGAGCACCATAATCAAAGATCCAGAATTTTCTGATATTCTGCGTTCTCGTTCAAATGTGGACCTAAAG GATAAATGGAGAAATCTACATGTTATGGCATGTGGGTGGGGTTCTAGGCAGCCAGGGAGGATTGGGTATAAAAGCATTCAGCCAACAGTGAAGCATGTCGATAATGCCTTGGAAATTAGCACTGTGGTTGAGAATGGTATAGAAGTTCTTGATGCCAGCCCTCTTGCATCATCCAATGAAAAGCTGGAGGATGTTGGGTCTAAGGAGCCAATTTCAAG ATTGGATGATCTTATCTTGGAGGTGATAGCAGGATTGAAGGAACCACGTGGGTGTAGTCGAACAACAATTTCTTCATACCTCGAG GAACACTTCATGGCACCTCCAGATTTTGAAAAGCTGTTAGTGGCAAATTTGAAGGCGCTGGTTGAAAATGGAAGACTGATAAAG GTGAAGCATCAGTACAGGATTGCACCGAGTAGAGTATCATCTTGTGTCGGGGGAAACGATTTCCCATTGTTTCTGGAGGGGAAGCAGAAGGATTCCCCAAAGCTTAATAACAATGGAGTTAGAATCCTTACAAAAGCACAAATTGATGCAGAACTAGCCCAAATGATGAGCTTGAGTGCAGAGGAGATTGCTGCAGCTGCTGCACAAGCCGTTGCAGACGCAGAAGCTGATATTGCTGAGGCAGAAAGGGCAGCTAGAGATGCGGAGGAGGCTGAAGCAGAGGCAGAAGCGGCACAATGCTTTGCTGAAGCAGCATTGAAGGCATTGAATCCACGAACCCTCCGTGTTTG A
- the LOC132621339 gene encoding telomere repeat-binding factor 1-like isoform X3, whose protein sequence is MSLSKIQHSVFFLGSSTLHSVSKRYQPIMGAPKQKWTSEEEAALKAGVAKYGVGKWSTIIKDPEFSDILRSRSNVDLKDKWRNLHVMACGWGSRQPGRIGYKSIQPTVKHVDNALEISTVVENGIEVLDASPLASSNEKLEDVGSKEPISRLDDLILEVIAGLKEPRGCSRTTISSYLEVKHQYRIAPSRVSSCVGGNDFPLFLEGKQKDSPKLNNNGVRILTKAQIDAELAQMMSLSAEEIAAAAAQAVADAEADIAEAERAARDAEEAEAEAEAAQCFAEAALKALNPRTLRV, encoded by the exons ATGTCACTGTCAAAAATTCAGCATAGCGTTTTCTTCCTG GGAAGCTCAACTCTGCATTCAGTGTCAAAAAGGTATCAACCTATTATGGGTGCACCAAAGCAGAAGTGGACATCAGAAGAAGAAGCTGCCCTTAAAGCAGGTGTTGCTAAGTATGGGGTTGGCAAGTGGAGCACCATAATCAAAGATCCAGAATTTTCTGATATTCTGCGTTCTCGTTCAAATGTGGACCTAAAG GATAAATGGAGAAATCTACATGTTATGGCATGTGGGTGGGGTTCTAGGCAGCCAGGGAGGATTGGGTATAAAAGCATTCAGCCAACAGTGAAGCATGTCGATAATGCCTTGGAAATTAGCACTGTGGTTGAGAATGGTATAGAAGTTCTTGATGCCAGCCCTCTTGCATCATCCAATGAAAAGCTGGAGGATGTTGGGTCTAAGGAGCCAATTTCAAG ATTGGATGATCTTATCTTGGAGGTGATAGCAGGATTGAAGGAACCACGTGGGTGTAGTCGAACAACAATTTCTTCATACCTCGAG GTGAAGCATCAGTACAGGATTGCACCGAGTAGAGTATCATCTTGTGTCGGGGGAAACGATTTCCCATTGTTTCTGGAGGGGAAGCAGAAGGATTCCCCAAAGCTTAATAACAATGGAGTTAGAATCCTTACAAAAGCACAAATTGATGCAGAACTAGCCCAAATGATGAGCTTGAGTGCAGAGGAGATTGCTGCAGCTGCTGCACAAGCCGTTGCAGACGCAGAAGCTGATATTGCTGAGGCAGAAAGGGCAGCTAGAGATGCGGAGGAGGCTGAAGCAGAGGCAGAAGCGGCACAATGCTTTGCTGAAGCAGCATTGAAGGCATTGAATCCACGAACCCTCCGTGTTTG A
- the LOC132621339 gene encoding telomere repeat-binding factor 1-like isoform X2 — translation MGAPKQKWTSEEEAALKAGVAKYGVGKWSTIIKDPEFSDILRSRSNVDLKDKWRNLHVMACGWGSRQPGRIGYKSIQPTVKHVDNALEISTVVENGIEVLDASPLASSNEKLEDVGSKEPISRLDDLILEVIAGLKEPRGCSRTTISSYLEEHFMAPPDFEKLLVANLKALVENGRLIKVKHQYRIAPSRVSSCVGGNDFPLFLEGKQKDSPKLNNNGVRILTKAQIDAELAQMMSLSAEEIAAAAAQAVADAEADIAEAERAARDAEEAEAEAEAAQCFAEAALKALNPRTLRV, via the exons ATGGGTGCACCAAAGCAGAAGTGGACATCAGAAGAAGAAGCTGCCCTTAAAGCAGGTGTTGCTAAGTATGGGGTTGGCAAGTGGAGCACCATAATCAAAGATCCAGAATTTTCTGATATTCTGCGTTCTCGTTCAAATGTGGACCTAAAG GATAAATGGAGAAATCTACATGTTATGGCATGTGGGTGGGGTTCTAGGCAGCCAGGGAGGATTGGGTATAAAAGCATTCAGCCAACAGTGAAGCATGTCGATAATGCCTTGGAAATTAGCACTGTGGTTGAGAATGGTATAGAAGTTCTTGATGCCAGCCCTCTTGCATCATCCAATGAAAAGCTGGAGGATGTTGGGTCTAAGGAGCCAATTTCAAG ATTGGATGATCTTATCTTGGAGGTGATAGCAGGATTGAAGGAACCACGTGGGTGTAGTCGAACAACAATTTCTTCATACCTCGAG GAACACTTCATGGCACCTCCAGATTTTGAAAAGCTGTTAGTGGCAAATTTGAAGGCGCTGGTTGAAAATGGAAGACTGATAAAG GTGAAGCATCAGTACAGGATTGCACCGAGTAGAGTATCATCTTGTGTCGGGGGAAACGATTTCCCATTGTTTCTGGAGGGGAAGCAGAAGGATTCCCCAAAGCTTAATAACAATGGAGTTAGAATCCTTACAAAAGCACAAATTGATGCAGAACTAGCCCAAATGATGAGCTTGAGTGCAGAGGAGATTGCTGCAGCTGCTGCACAAGCCGTTGCAGACGCAGAAGCTGATATTGCTGAGGCAGAAAGGGCAGCTAGAGATGCGGAGGAGGCTGAAGCAGAGGCAGAAGCGGCACAATGCTTTGCTGAAGCAGCATTGAAGGCATTGAATCCACGAACCCTCCGTGTTTG A
- the LOC132623427 gene encoding uncharacterized protein LOC132623427, which yields MASLVSKTRLISRIRAPSIVSTLCTVTETRTQKLERIADQLLDLNKIEKYDYAILFRHKMGLNRYGPAVSGLGSGSSSAGPGAGATDAKVEEKIIFDVKLDKFDAAAKIKVIKEIRSFTDLGLKEAKELVEKAPAVVKKGVTKDEANAIIEKLKAIGATAVLE from the coding sequence atggcatctctAGTTTCAAAAACAAGACTCATTTCTCGGATCCGTGCCCCATCAATAGTTTCAACTCTATGCACAGTTACAGAAACCCGAACCCAAAAGCTAGAACGTATCGCCGACCAACTTCTAGACCTAAATAAGATCGAAAAATATGATTACGCCATTCTATTCCGTCACAAAATGGGCCTTAATCGATATGGGCCTGCCGTTTCGGGTCTGGGCTCCGGATCTTCCTCTGCTGGGCCCGGTGCAGGGGCTACAGATGCAAAGGTTGAAGAAAAAATTATATTTGATGTAAAGCTTGATAAGTTTGATGCGGCGGCTAAGATTAAGGTGATTAAGGAAATTAGGTCTTTTACTGATTTGGGTTTAAAGGAAGCTAAGGAGTTAGTGGAAAAAGCGCCAGCTGTGGTGAAAAAAGGAGTGACGAAAGATGAAGCTAATGCTATTATTGAAAAACTCAAGGCAATTGGTGCTACAGCGGTATTAgaatga